The sequence GCGACAACCAGAACCTGCAGAATGACGAAGTTGGCGAGCTGCCCGATCCACGCCTCGGTGAAGCGGCGTGTCGACTGGAACATGGCCAGTGCGATGAAGATCGGTCCGATCGCGAGAACGATCGCAAGGGCGACCCGCGCATAGAGTGAAACAACATAGCCGATCGAGGCCACGACAAAAGTCACAAACACGACGACAAGACCGGCAAAACCGGTCAGCGGATCGACCGGCCATGAGGCCTGTGCCCAAATATCATTGGCGGATTTCTGACCCTTGTCGAGCAGACTGTCGAAGGTCGTAGCGCTCGGCGCGCCGCCGGTATTCAGTGCTTCGGAAACTTCCCTGGGCAGAATCTCGAAAAAGACGTTAGTCACATAGGTCTGATATTCGCCGGCGTTCCTCACCAGCATCAGTATGATGGCGAGCTTTATCGCCCGGAAGGCAAACTCCATGATCGGTTCCTGCACCGATCCGCGCAGGATCAGGAAACCGTAAAGGATCACGTAGAGTGTCAGCGCTGCTGTCAACGGCCCCGTCACCCACGCGCTGATCCCGCTTGTACCGGAACTGATGAAGTTCTGGAGCGGCGTCGTGAACTGGCGATCGAGGAAGTCGAAGACGGTGTACATGGCGCTATCCCCCCAGCGCCCTGTTCATGCGCTCGAGCCGGGCCTTGCCTTCCGCCTCTTCGGCATTGCGGCAATTGGGCGTCTCCCCGAGTTCACCGGGGTTCTCGCGGCACTTTCCGATATGATCAGCGCGCAGGCTCTCGTCGGCGAGAAATTCGCTGACGGTGATGACCGTAGCCGGAGGCGGTTCCGAACACGCCGCCAGCAATGCCATCATGACGAGAGCCGCGACATGCTTCATTGCGACAGCGCCGTGTTCATCGTGTCGATGCGCTTGCGCCAGTCTTCCGCCTTGCGCTGATCCTCGACCTGGGCCTGCGCCTGCTGGACCATCTGCAGCCCCTGCATCCTAAGGAGATCGGTCTGCAGGAAGGCACTTTCGGCCTGAATGCGCGCCTGGAGATCGGCGATGTCCTTGGCATCGCTTGCCGACGATATCTGCTGGCGCAACTGATCGATCCCATCGATGCGCTTGGTGGCGGCATCGTAAATCTGCTGGCCAAGGCTCATTTGGCCGGCATTGCGGTTCTGAACGCGCGCCAGTTCCTGGGCGTAGAAATCGTTGGCCGAGGTCTGGTAGGTCGAGTTCTCGCCGAGGAATTTCGAGGCGGCATCGCCGAACGCACCCGAGCCGTTGCCGCTGAGCAGGCTTTCGATCGCCGCAAAGTCTTGCGGTAAGGCTTTGCGGATTTCCGGCTGGTTCAGGAGGGAAACAACATCGGCCATGTTCGTCAGCTTGTTCAGCGATCCGAACAATTGCTCGGCTTGGGTGATTTGCTGATTGAGCGCGTCAAGCTGCGACTTGAGCTGGGTGATGCTCTCAATGTGCTTCAGGATCGCCGTCTGGTCGATCACGGGAATCCCTTGCGCGCCGGCGCCGCTGGCCGACAGGACAAGGATGGCGGCAGCCATCATCGATTTGCGCATACGCATCAGCCTGCACTCCTTTGCTGCTGGAAGAGAGGAAGCCATGCTTCCGGATCGTCGCCGGTCTCCGCCCGGATCGTATCGGCAAGTTCGACGTTGGCGGTGCGACCGGAGAGCACGGCGAGTTCGTCGTCGAAGCCGCCGAGATTGAGCTCGGCGACGACGCTGTTATGACCCTGCTTGACGATGAAGCGGCGGCTCTCGTTGGAGAGCTCCCGTGCGATCAGCTCATATTCCCGCTCGGTGAGCTTGAAGCCGTCGACGTAGTCGGCTCGACTGCCACGCGAGTTGGGCATGAAGACCTGGGTGGGGCACTGCTCGATGATGGTGTGCGCAATCGGAGAGTTGATCGCATCGCGCGGGCTTTGCGTGGCGAACAGCATGAGCCCATTCTGTTTGCGGATGGTCTTGAGCTTGTTCTGGGCGAGATCGCGAAAGCCTTCGTCGGCAAGCGCCTTCCAGAACTCATCGATCACGATGATGATGCGGCGGCCGTCGATCAGCTGCTCGACCCGGTGGAAGAGATAGGCCATCAGCGGCGTGCGGATTTCCTCATTGTCGAGGAAGTCGGTCATGTCATAGCCGACGAACTTGCCGCCAACACCGAAGTCTCCAAGGCCAATGTCCTCAATGACGTTATCGAATACCCAACCGAGCGGCCCTCCCCTCTCCCAGCGGCGCAATCGAGATGCGATGCCTTCGGGATCGGTGTTGTTGAGAAAGGTGCGCAGCGCGCCGATCGTGCGCCGCTCTACCGGCAGATCGGCGAGCCCATCGATGGCATTGGCGATGTCGCGGGTTTCCGCGACGGAGAGTTCTCGCGTTTTCGAGCCGACAAGCTTGGTCACCCATTGCGCCAGAAACACTTTGTTCTCCGGCGTCAGTTCCATGCCCTTCAGCGGGGCACAGCCGGTCGGCCGGCCATTTTTTAGCGGCAGGTATGTGCCGCCGGCGGCGCGCACGAAAAGATCGGCGCCGCGGTCCTTGTCGAAAAACACAATATTGGCATCAAACTTCTCGCCCTGCGACAGGATGAAGTTGAGCAGCACCGTCTTGCCAGAGCCGGAAGGTCCGCCGATGAAGGTGTTGCCGAGATCGCCATAGTGAAGATTGAAATAGAGCGGAGATCCCGACGCCGTCTTCAGCATGGCAACGGCAGGTCCCCATTCGTTGCCGTCGCGCTGACCGACCGGATAGGAATGAAACGGCGAAAAGGCCGCGAAATTCTTCGAGGTGATCGCGCCGGAGCGGACGCGATAGCGGAAGTTGCCGGGAAGCTGCGCCCACCAGGCCGCTTCCAGCCCGAGATCCTCGCGCGCAACGACCGCGCCGCCGTTGGTCAGATGGGTTCGGCTCTTCGCCAGATTGTCCGTTAATTCCCTCACCGTTCCGGCGAAGACCGTAAGCGTCAAGTGATGGTTACCCAGCACGAAGCGGTTGGATTCCAAATCGTCCAGCGCATCATCGAGCTCCTCGAGCTGCGACCCGGCCTTGTCGCCGGCGCTGACCATCTGGTTCTGCTTGCGTCCCATCACCGTCTTCGCATCTGACTTCGACAGGAATGAGAAGCTCTGGGTCAGGATCAGTTCATAGGGGACGGTCAACAAGCCATCGAACATGCCGGGCCGCGTGCGGGCCGGATATTCCTTGAAACCGAACATGCCTGCATAACGGCTCGATCCTTCGTGACGGATCTCGACCGTCTCGCGTCCGACAATGACGCGGTCGGAATAAATTGCCGATGAAACGCGGCCCTCGGTCAGCGGCACGGCTTCACGGCGGCCGCCCACCAGTTGGTGCAGCACTTCGCTCGGCTCCGAGAAGACAAGGCCGTCGCGCTCTTGAAGGGTGAGAACGCGCGGGCCGAAACGCTTCAGGCCGGCTGTAACGTCGACGATGGTGTCGTCGAGACGCTTGAGGGCATCCACATCAAGCTCCACCCCGCGTCGCCGCGCCTTGCGCAATCTCGACAGGAACGCTGCCACCCGCTCGGCTGCATCCTTGCCCGGGTGCCATACGAGGCTGAGATACAGATCGTTGCGGAACAAGTCCTCGCCGATCATGCGGTTGCGGTACTTGTCGTTCAGCGTGCGCGAGAAGGCGTTCGCGAATTCGCCGTCAGGATACTCGTTGTCGCGTCGCCGAACGACATGCGTCCACAGCGCCAGCCGCTCATCCGCGATGTTGCGGTAGAGCGTGTTGAGGTCCCGGTGCAGCGCATTGAGGTCCAGCGTGTCGGCCGTCTCGAACGACACGCCTTCGAGCGCGATGACCACCATCAGGGCACGGGAGTCAAGCGCGATCACCCGTTCATCGATGTGGCGGACGTAGGGGATGAAGGTCTCGGGTTCGAGCTCACGGCTCCTGACGGTCGCGGTACTAGGCAAGGCCGAGATCCCTTTCGTCATAGCGCCGAACGAGCTTCATCGGAGTGAGACTCGATCCGCCCCAGAACCCGCTGTTGCGGGTTCTGCCCCGCGTCTCGATCCAACCGAGCAGCACGCGGAACATATTGTGGTCGTGCTTGACGATGGCCTTGAAGATGACGTGGAACACCAGGCCCACGAGCGCGTAGGCCACGGATCCCGCGACTATGAAGAGGATCGTCGTGAAGATCATGTTGATCCCCATCGCCTCCATCGTCACGCCGCCAATCATCGCCGGCCTGGTGCAGGCGAGAAACAGCGTGTCTTCCTCAAGGGCAATCCGTTCGGTCACGCACTAGCCTCCTGAGATCATGTTGACGATCTCGGTCGCACCGAAGATGATTCCGATGCCAAGCACGACAAACGCCGCCTTGCGAAGATCGAGGTAGCCGAACATCCATGCGATCCCGACAATGATCACGGCGATGATGGCCAGCAGTCTGGCGACATTGCCGGTGAGCATGTTGACGATATTCTGCAGCACACTTTCGATGCCGCCCGCCTGGGCGAAGCTCGGCTCGACCAAGGACAGGGAAAATACCGCCGCCATCGTCGCGGTCGCCGCGAATGGCCTTATGCGAGCCGATAGGTTCATGGGCTCATCACTCCTTTTGCTCGTTGGAAAAGACGAGGACGGAGGATTGCCGCCCCGCGTTATAGACGTCCCATCGCGGCACTGAAGCCTGCGACCTCTGCTGGCTCTTCTCGGCCTGATCGCCTTCGGCCGTCGCGGCAGACGACTCCCCTGCCCTCTCGCGTGCGGGCAACGCCTGCGCCTTCGCTTCGACAATCTCGATACTGTCGAGTTGGTTGGACAGTCGCGCGCGCTCGGCCAGCACTTTTTTGTCGTAGCGCACCATTTCGCCGACTGAGGGGTCGCCATTGCCGAAATAGCTTCGCAGCATGACGGCTTCGGCCTGCGCCGTCGTCGCGCCGCCTTGGAGCGCTATTTGGTAGTAATGCTCAAGGAGCGACGCGCTGGCCTTGATGTTGAGGCAGAAGTCGAAGGTATCGCTGACGGAAAGGCCGAGCCGGCCGAGATTGCCGGAATTGATCCCGGCAAGTCCGAGGTCAATATCGTGGCCCTCGGCAATCAGGGTTGTCGCGGTTTCGATTGCCTCGGCTCTGGTTTTGGGCTGCTCGGCGAGCGGACGATCTGTGTTGATGCGGACGGCAAAGGGTTGGAAGCCGCTCTCGACGCTCACGACAGCCGCGATTGTTTCCGTGGCGATCTGCGGCGCGCAGTTTTGAGCGAGATCGAGGAAGGCAACCGGCATAGTTTAGAACCACACGCGCTGGCGGCCGGCGCCATCGATGGTAACGTCGACGTACCTCGGCTGCTCGCGCACATAAGGATGTTGGGTGACCAGTGCCTTGCAAACCCGCTTGCCGTCCTCGAAATGCCAGCGTCCCGAGGCGCCCCCATTGTCACGATAACTGCACATGGCGCTGCTAACGACTTTGGGTTCGGTGGAGACGCAACCGACTTCATTCCGACGATCCCCCGAACGCGTGACGAGACGGAACCCGGCATCGCAATAGTACGGCTCGTAACGGGGCTTCGTCGCTGTGAAGCCGACACCGCTGCAAATCGGGAAGGAACGGCCCTTCGCCAGATGCGACCACAACCGCTCAATCGGGGGGCGGCACTCGGCGTACTGCGTTGCGCCACCGGGATTCGAAAGGCATAGGAGAACCTGGCAACCCCAATCATCTGCCCGCGCAATGGAAGACGAAAACGTGTACAATGGAACGCAGAGTAAAAAGGCAGAAAGTGCCCGAATGACCGCATTTTTCATGCCCAAACTCCCGTTTGTCTCTCCACTGGCTCGCCGTCCGTGAGGCTTCACCACCTTGTCATACTGCACGTTAACGAATAGATAAGAAGATGCCAAGCCCATTAAACCAACGCTGGCACAACACGGTTTTTGCGACCTTGGCTACGCACGAGATCATGTCAAAGCCCCTGCCCGACGAGACGCCGAATTCGCGTCTGCGCCAGCTCGGCATGATGAATCTCCTGTACACGCTGCAAAAGGCAGATACGGCGCTGACCATAACGAACGTGACGGAAGTCACTGGAATGACAAGGAAAGCAGCGCAGGAAGCCATTGATCCGCTGGTCGTGCGAGGGCTTTTGAAAGAGTCCTGGGGGCGCACGTCAATCGGGCGTGGCAAGGCCCGGCAGTACGAGATCGCGCCGGAAATCTTCGAGAGGCTTCAGGGCGTTTACGGCTCCTAAACCGCGCTACGTGATCCTCAGTCGTTTGAAAAGTCGTCTTAAAAAGACTTCCATTACATGATGAAAACGCACAGTATTGCTTGCGCATAAGCGCGCTAGCATACTTCGCGCAACGACTCACCTGCTCTCACGCGCAGACTGATTCGTTTCGCGTAGACAAACCGTGTGATGGAGAAGCTATACGGCAAAAAAGGAACGGCCCCGGAAGTTGACGCTTCCAAGGCCGGTTCACTGAAGATCGAAATTCTTTGCTGGGGCTCTTTGGCGAGAACCGCAACCTGTGACGGGACGAATAGTCGCAAAAGCCCAAATTTGTGTCAAGGCAAAACGCCACTTCGGCGAACGATCCTGCTTGCCGTTTCGGGAGGTACCGNAATGAGCACTACTGAAGAATTTGCATCGGCCGAAGGATTGAACCCAGTGGCCGGTGTTCGTCGGATCACGCCCGCCGGCCTGGCCGCGCACCGGGCAGCTCGGGACTATGCTGGCGATCGGACACTGGCCGTAAAGCGGATTGAGGCATTGCAGTTGGCTAAGCGCGCGGCCGCCGCGTTGGGACTGAAGGCGGCGAAGATTGCGATGATAGACAAACTGTTCGGCTATTCGCCCGCGGCCGACTGGACCTGCAAGGACGCCAGCCCGATCGTCTGGCCCTCTAACGAGGCCCTCGCGCGGCAACTCGGCTTATCCATCTCTACGGCCCGACATCATCTGCGCGGGCTGGCCGCGGCAGGACTTATCGCGCATGCATCGCACCCCACCTACCAGCGTCGTGGTGTTCGGGACGACCAAGGCAAGATCGTGGAGGCGTTTGGGATCGACCTATCGCCGATCATCATGCGTTATGACGAACTTCTCGAGATCGCCCTTGCCTATGAGCAGGAAGGACGCGAGCGCAGGACGCTCTCCTATCAGCGTACACAGATCCGCAGAGAGATCGAGGCTGTCCTGGTGGCGGCGGAACGCGATGGGCTCGTGGGCAACTGGCAACACTTCCACGCGAGGCTGGATAGGCTGCGGGAATGCGTGCCGGGTGACCTGGGCCAATTCCGCGAGTTGATCGAAGAGTTGACCGTTCTCCGTGAGCAGGTTGAAGAGGCGTACCGAAGCGCGTCGCAACGCTCAAATTTAGACACCGCGGTGACGAGTTTTCGTCAGGTACAAACTACAGCGGATCTTCCCTGTGTAGAAGAAAGTAAAACCCCCCCCCCCGCCGTAACGGACAGACTTATTTCAGGCGCCCCACCCCGCCCCACCCCACTGACTTCCGGAAGAAGACTGGCAGATGCGCTAGCGGCCGCTGGAACGGATGGCAGGCCGGCGCTGAGCCCGGTTGACGACATCGGCAATGTATCGCTCGGACTGGTGCGAGCCGCCTGCCCTGCCCTTCAAAAGCACGTCCCCGAGGTCTTCGACAGTTGGACAGCGCTGCGGTCATCAGGCCGCCGGCTGTGCGCCGCCGCGACAATCAATGCCCAGGTATGGACCGAGGCGGAAAACTATCTCGGACCGGACGCGGCGATCGCCGCGCTTGCTGTCACTGTGCAGCGTGCAGACGATGGTCAGGTCGCCAACCCCGGCGCGTACCTCCGGAGACTCATTCAGCGAGGCAGAAGCGGGCAGTTACGAATTAGCAGGTCTTTGTTTGCGCTTGCCGGCGCCAGGGGCGGCGGCGTTCCAAATCATTCCTCGGGTCCTGTAGCTCCCTATCGCGGCTTTCCTTTGGAACGCATCAACTGGTCCGGCTGGGCGGACTTGGTGCGTGAGCATGCGCCTAAACCGACGCCTGATGTCGAGAGCGTGGCGGATGCCTTCCGGTCCTGGTGCCGCAAGGGAAATATCGATCTCGCCCAACCGAGCATCGAGAAGGCATTTATCGGATTCTGCAAGAAGTGGCGGAGGCGCTGATGAAGGCGCCGACGAGATACGTGGAGAGCCGAGCCCGCCGCTCTCCCCCGGCGATCTATGCCATTGGCTTTGCTTTGCGCTTGTTAGCCGCCGGTGTGGGTGTTGCGCATGGGCTGCCGGAGACGCTTACAGGCAAAGTGCAAATCTACGACGGCGTCACATTCGACTTAATTCAGGACGGTGGGCGGTATCGCATGGCAACCCGAATCCGCCTGGAAGCGGTCGATTCCTGCGAGCTCCGGCAGAAAGCGCGCCTTGGAAATGTGGACTGGCCATGTGGCGCAGTGGGAACCGCGTGGCTCGCATCCCGGACATTGGCCAAGGATGTCGAGTGCCGGCCAACCCGTGTTATTCGAGGAGGAGGGTACCATGCCCAGTGCTACGTCAATGGATTGGATATAGCAGCTTTGGGCCTGGAGGAGGGGATGTACGTCGTGGCGGTGCCACAAGGCGAGCAGCCACCTGCGGGCTACCCGGAGTTGGAAGCGAGGGCGAAGGCCGCAGGTGTGGGTATTTGGTCAAGCGAATTCATGAAACCTGCCGACTGGCGTCGCGCCTATGGCACCTACAATCCCTTGGCTCCGCAACGATGACCGCGAGCCGACGGAGCGGATGGTGAGTGGCAGAGTTGCCATGTGGCAACTGCGTGATTTGCATCCTTCACGTTGGTCAAGGAGGTTGAAGCCGACCGGTGCGTTTTCTCTCGGGTTAAGCTATCGTGCGCCGGGCTTCTCGATGGAACGCTTGTCGGAGCTTAGCCTGGGCTGCAGTCCATCTGGTGGCAGACAAGAGCAAAGGAGTCGCCGCCGGGCTGCTTGAAATTGAGGCGACGGAGAAGGCCGCGAGCGGGAAGACGGTTGAAAGAATTGTCCGGCACCGAGCGAATGACCGTGCCAACCTCTAGCTCCGCACTGATTAGCGTGAGCAGGTCGTAGGACAGGTCGCAATCCGAATTGCCATGTGGCAACGGCAGGCGATGTCATAGACGTAAATTTCCATTAACCTTAAACTCCTTGCATATTTACCCGACTCGGGGCAATTCTACCTACGAAAAATCGGCGTAGTTGGAACAGACCCCGTAGTTATGGAAAAAGCTCGTAGCACAAAAACCCTCGCTCAGGGAACAAAGCCGCTGATGACGGACGTCATTGCCGGCGATGGCGCCGCATTGTCAGCCGAGTTGCTGGCGATGCGTGAGGCTCTCTTTCCACCAGTATCGAAGAAGACGCTTCGCTCTTTTTCGTCCGTAGAGACCGCGAAGCTCATTGGCATCGCTGATGCATATTTGCGTCAACTTTCGATTGGCGGAAAGGGCCCGCAGCCGTCGATCGGCGCAGGCGGTCGCCGGTCGTATACCCTTGACCAGATCAATGAACTGCGAGCGGTCCTTGAGGAGGGCTCAAAGGGAAAGCGGTATGTACCGCACCGAAAGGGTGAAGAGCACTGCCAGGTAATGGCAGTGGTAAATTTTAAGGGCGGATCCGGGAAGACGACAACGGCCGCGCACCTTGCTCAATATCTCGCATTACAAGGGTACCGGGTACTCGCGGTCGACCTTGATCCGCAAGCCTCGTTCACGGCGCTGCATGGCTATCAACCCGAATACGATATTCAGCCGAACGAGACGATGTACGCAGCCGTGCGATATGATGACGAACGCCGCCCTCTCAGGGAAGTCATTCGCAAGACCTACATTCCAGGGCTTGATATAATCCCCGGAAATCTCGAGCTCATGGAGTACGAGCACGACACGCCGCGCGCTCTTGCGGAGCGCGATGCCGAGCCCTTTTTCGGACGGGTGGCTACGGCTTTGGGCACTGTCGCTGATGACTACGACGTCATGATCCTTGATTGCCCTCCGCAGTTGGGTTTTCTCACACTTGGCGCCCTCTGCGCCGCGACCGGACTTCTCATCACGGTCCATCCGCAAATGCTGGATGTAATGTCGATGTGCCAGTTTCTCTTGATGGCAGCCGACATACTCCGTGTGGTGCAGGGTTCGGGCGGTGATCTCGAGTACGACTTCATACGCTACATAGTGACGCGCTTCGAGCCGGCGGATGCGCCGCAGACTCAGATGGTGGCATTCATGAGGTCACTTTTTCGAGAGCGAGTGTTGAATAGCACGATGGTCAAATCCACCGCTATTTCCGACGCGGGCCTTTCGAAGCAGACCCTCTATGAAGTTGGAAAAGAGAACTTTGCCAAGCAAACCTATGATCGGGCGATGGAGTCTCTCGATTCCGTGAATGACGAAATCGACCGGTTGATGCAACAGGCATGGGGGAGGGCGACGTGAGCCGGAAGGACACCCTCAAGGCGATGCTGACACGCCGATCGGAGGAGTTGCCACATGGCAACTCGGAGCCAACTCCACTCACGCCACAGCCGCCGCATCCCGTTCCGCATGTCCAGTCGGGCGCGGTTGGTGCGATGGGAAGGTCGCTTGGCCAAATAGCATCTGCGGCAGAGCGCGCGAAAGCGTTAGTCGCTTCCGGTGCCGCTGTCGTTGAAATACCGGCTGATAAGCTCGCTGGTTCGTTCGCCCCAGATCGCCTAGACGATGAGGGCGCGGACTTTATGGTGCTCTATCAGGCGATAAAGGAGTCGGGGCAGAAAAGCCCCATCCTGGTTCGGCCTCATCCAGACAACCCCGACACATACCAGATCGCGTATGGCCACCGGCGAGCGAAGATTCTCGCAAAGCTCGGTCGGCCGGTCCGCGCCGTGGTTCAAAATCTCACAAACGAAGAACTCGTCGTTATCCAGGGGCAGGAAAACTCTGCCCGAAAGGATCTCAGCTACATCGAGCGTGGGCTCTTCGCGCTGACGCTCGAGGAGCAAGGTTTTGACAGAAGCGTGATTATGTCGGCTTTGAGCATGGAGAAAACGCAACTATCGCGACTTCTCTCGCTCACCAAGTCGATTCCCAGGAGTGTGATCACCGCAATCGGTCCGGCGCCGAAGGCAGGGCGGCCGCGGTGGAACGCTCTCGCCGAGCGGCTTGCCGCTCAGAAAAATCAAAGCCGTATAGATGCTGCGGTGAACGATCCGAAGTTTCTGGAGGCGGACACGGATCAGCGCTTTGTACGGGTTTTCAACGCTCTCGCCCCGAAGAAGACAGCTGGCCCCTCCAAGAGATCGGTTGTGACTGCGGCGAGCGGCCAAAAGATTGCGACCGTTGAACGGACGCCTAAATCGGTTGCCGTTGTGGTCGGTATCGAGGGCTCAATGGAATTCGGGGAGTTCGTGGCAGCCCGCCTGCTCGACCTTTACCAACAATTCGAAAGCGAAAAGGAGAAGACCGACTAAGCAGAACGTAAAACGTATAGGCCGCAAAAGAAAAAGGCCCCCGAAACCGCGTCCGGAAGCCCTTCTCAGTCATAAGCAAACAGAGAATCGCATTTCCGAGAATCGCAGTCAAGAGTCCCTTTTGGGATAGCGCCGTTTCGGCGAGCAGATTTCTTTTGCCTAGCAATAGGTAAAGGACAATGCAGACACATATTTCAACGACGCCCTTTGGGCGGCGAGCGCTGACGCTTGGCCAGATCGCCAGCCAGGCAACCGCAAAGGCAATGCCCAAGGAGGCAGCCGCCAATAAGTGGCTGGTCTTCCAGCATATCCGTGAAGCGCGCGAGCTGCTCGGAGCGACCGATCGCTCTCTGGCGATCCTCAACGCGCTGCTTTCATTCCACCGGGAAACGGAGCTCTCGGCCGAGGGGGAACTCATCGTCTGGCCCTCGAACGAGCAGCTCATGGCCAGGGCCAATGGCATCTCGCCGGCAACGCTTCGCCGCCATCTGGCTGTGCTGGTGGAATGCGGATTGATCATTCGGCGCGACAGTCCGAACGGCAAGCGCTTCGCCCGCAGGAGCAGGGCAGGGGAAGTGGAGCAGGCTTATGGCTTCGACCTGTCGCCGATCATCGCCCGTGCCGAGGAGTTTCGTGATCTCGCTGAGACTGTGCAGAAGGAAAAAAAGGCGTTTCGCGTTGCCAGGGAGCGTCTGACGCTGCTGCGGCGCGATATCGTCAAGATGATTGACACCGGGATCGAAGAGGGCGTGCCAGGTAATTGGGGCAGGGTGCTTCAAGCCTATCAAACGATCATCGCAACGCTTCCGCGCACCGCACCAAGGCAACTTTTCGAGGACATCTGCGGGCAACTCGCGGAACTTCACGCCGAGATCAGTGACGTATTGGAATCCTTCACAAAAACACAAAATTCGAACGCCAATGAGTCTCATTCTGAGCGCCACATACAGAATTCAAATCCCGAATCCAAATTTGAATCTGAACAGGGCTTTCGAGAAAAGAATGAAGCGAGCGGCAACGCTGCGGAAACCGACAACGTGCGGAGCTTGCCGAAGCGTGATTTGCCGTTGAGTATTGTGCTGGATGCCTGCCCTAACCTGCTGGAAATCGTTCAATCCGGCGAGATCCGCCACTGGCGCGACTTGCTTGCCGCCGCGGAACTCGGGCGAACGATGCTCGGTATCAGTCGGAGCGCCTGGCAGGATGCCCAAGGCGTCATGGGTGAGGTTCAGGCCGCGATCGCATTGGCTGCGATTTACCAGCGGTCGGATCAGATCAACAGCGCGGGCGGATACCTGCGCAGCCTGACAGACAAGGCGAGGGAAGGGAAGTTTTCCACCTGGCCGATGATCATGGCGCTGCTCCGGGCCAAGCTGGATGAGAGCAAGCGGCGGCAGTCAGAAGCCGAGGCCAACGCCGGCGGAGCACCGCGACTTGAGGTCTCGGAATCGCTCGTGAAAAGTCTGCAGAAGTTAAAGCCGCTGCCATGACGCGCTCGTTTGGTGTTTCTCACGATCAGGGCAATGGCCGTCACCGACCAGGCAGGTCAAGGAGCTCGCTCGTCAGCAGTCCAGAGCGCCGGGCGCGGTCGAGCAGGTTTTTCACCGACGATGGAGACCACTTTGCTCCGCCGCGTGGTGTGCGCTCGTGAAGTTTCTCGAGCTGCGCACCAATGTCCCGGAGCGTCAAAGCCGGGTTCGAGGCGTGGATACCTGTGACCAGCGTCATCAGCCGGTCCTCCGGGAGGCGAGGCGGCGATTTCCGAAGCAGGGCGGGATCTGCCATGTGCTCGGTAACCAGCCATCTCACGGCACGACGAAGCCGCTCGGGGGTCCAGTCGTGCCCTCTTTGCTTCAGTACACGTGCAATGTCATCCCAAGTATGGTCCGGTCGCATGCGCTTCACAGTCGGAAGCCACTGGTTGGCAGTTGCCTGGATGCGTGCGCCGTAAGCTGCCTTCTGGGCGGCTGTCATCATGGCGAGCGTCTCCGGCCGGCGTTCGCGGATTCC comes from Hoeflea sp. 108 and encodes:
- a CDS encoding type IV secretion system protein, with the translated sequence MYTVFDFLDRQFTTPLQNFISSGTSGISAWVTGPLTAALTLYVILYGFLILRGSVQEPIMEFAFRAIKLAIILMLVRNAGEYQTYVTNVFFEILPREVSEALNTGGAPSATTFDSLLDKGQKSANDIWAQASWPVDPLTGFAGLVVVFVTFVVASIGYVVSLYARVALAIVLAIGPIFIALAMFQSTRRFTEAWIGQLANFVILQVLVVAVGSLLVTSFATMFTTVEAYSDVLMRPIAVGAIGLASLYVFYQLPGIASALASGGASLTYGYTAARDGHNNTVVRAIGWSWRRLTGRGA
- a CDS encoding EexN family lipoprotein — translated: MKHVAALVMMALLAACSEPPPATVITVSEFLADESLRADHIGKCRENPGELGETPNCRNAEEAEGKARLERMNRALGG
- the virB5 gene encoding P-type DNA transfer protein VirB5, producing the protein MRMRKSMMAAAILVLSASGAGAQGIPVIDQTAILKHIESITQLKSQLDALNQQITQAEQLFGSLNKLTNMADVVSLLNQPEIRKALPQDFAAIESLLSGNGSGAFGDAASKFLGENSTYQTSANDFYAQELARVQNRNAGQMSLGQQIYDAATKRIDGIDQLRQQISSASDAKDIADLQARIQAESAFLQTDLLRMQGLQMVQQAQAQVEDQRKAEDWRKRIDTMNTALSQ
- a CDS encoding VirB4 family type IV secretion system protein, whose amino-acid sequence is MPSTATVRSRELEPETFIPYVRHIDERVIALDSRALMVVIALEGVSFETADTLDLNALHRDLNTLYRNIADERLALWTHVVRRRDNEYPDGEFANAFSRTLNDKYRNRMIGEDLFRNDLYLSLVWHPGKDAAERVAAFLSRLRKARRRGVELDVDALKRLDDTIVDVTAGLKRFGPRVLTLQERDGLVFSEPSEVLHQLVGGRREAVPLTEGRVSSAIYSDRVIVGRETVEIRHEGSSRYAGMFGFKEYPARTRPGMFDGLLTVPYELILTQSFSFLSKSDAKTVMGRKQNQMVSAGDKAGSQLEELDDALDDLESNRFVLGNHHLTLTVFAGTVRELTDNLAKSRTHLTNGGAVVAREDLGLEAAWWAQLPGNFRYRVRSGAITSKNFAAFSPFHSYPVGQRDGNEWGPAVAMLKTASGSPLYFNLHYGDLGNTFIGGPSGSGKTVLLNFILSQGEKFDANIVFFDKDRGADLFVRAAGGTYLPLKNGRPTGCAPLKGMELTPENKVFLAQWVTKLVGSKTRELSVAETRDIANAIDGLADLPVERRTIGALRTFLNNTDPEGIASRLRRWERGGPLGWVFDNVIEDIGLGDFGVGGKFVGYDMTDFLDNEEIRTPLMAYLFHRVEQLIDGRRIIIVIDEFWKALADEGFRDLAQNKLKTIRKQNGLMLFATQSPRDAINSPIAHTIIEQCPTQVFMPNSRGSRADYVDGFKLTEREYELIARELSNESRRFIVKQGHNSVVAELNLGGFDDELAVLSGRTANVELADTIRAETGDDPEAWLPLFQQQRSAG
- a CDS encoding type IV secretion system protein VirB3, giving the protein MTERIALEEDTLFLACTRPAMIGGVTMEAMGINMIFTTILFIVAGSVAYALVGLVFHVIFKAIVKHDHNMFRVLLGWIETRGRTRNSGFWGGSSLTPMKLVRRYDERDLGLA
- a CDS encoding TrbC/VirB2 family protein, translated to MNLSARIRPFAATATMAAVFSLSLVEPSFAQAGGIESVLQNIVNMLTGNVARLLAIIAVIIVGIAWMFGYLDLRKAAFVVLGIGIIFGATEIVNMISGG
- a CDS encoding lytic transglycosylase domain-containing protein, whose product is MPVAFLDLAQNCAPQIATETIAAVVSVESGFQPFAVRINTDRPLAEQPKTRAEAIETATTLIAEGHDIDLGLAGINSGNLGRLGLSVSDTFDFCLNIKASASLLEHYYQIALQGGATTAQAEAVMLRSYFGNGDPSVGEMVRYDKKVLAERARLSNQLDSIEIVEAKAQALPARERAGESSAATAEGDQAEKSQQRSQASVPRWDVYNAGRQSSVLVFSNEQKE
- a CDS encoding MarR family transcriptional regulator is translated as MSKPLPDETPNSRLRQLGMMNLLYTLQKADTALTITNVTEVTGMTRKAAQEAIDPLVVRGLLKESWGRTSIGRGKARQYEIAPEIFERLQGVYGS